The genomic stretch TTTCGCCAGTTTTAAATCCCTGACATCACAATTTTTCAATTTTGCCTCCATGTTTCCATGGGGACAGTCCGCCATCTACGACTCACCACGGCGAGCTTAAAGCTTCGTCCGTAATGGGGACAGTCCCCTTATATTCCAGCTTTCTTTTTAAGAAGCGTCACTTTATCCGTTTTCTCCCACGGGAATGTTTTCCCTTCGCTCTTTCTGCCGAAATGTCCGTATGCCGAGGTAACGCTGTAAATCGGGTGCCACAAATCGAGCATACCGACTATTCCCGACGGGGTCAACTGAAAGATATCCTCGTCCCTGACGAGTTTGATGATCTCTTCCTCGGGTATGACAGATGTGCCCTTGGTATCTATCCACACCGACATGGGCTCGGCCACTCCTATGGCATAGGAGAATTCTATAATGCATTTTTTCGCCAGGCCCGCGGCCACTATATTCTTGGCCACATACCTTGCGGCGTAAGAAGCCGAACGGTCAACCTTGGACGGATCCTTGCCCGAAAAAGCTCCGCCGCCGTGAGGGATCATGCCGCCGTAGGTATCCACAATGATCTTCCGGCCCGTCACGCCCGTATCCGACTGAGGCCCGCCGACGAGGAAAATACCCGTGGGATTGACAAAGCAGTCCTTCTTAAAATCCAGGCCTTTCAGCAGATCCGCGGGCAATGCGGCTTTGACCACTTTTTCTATTATCTCATCCCTCGCCGACTGCTTCATCACGCGGCATTCGCCTTTCTGCTCCACGACCTCGCTTGTGTGCTGGGAAGAAACCACGACCTTGGTTATCTTCACCGGCTTGTCGTCAACATACTTGACCGTCACCTGGCTCTTGCAGTCGGGGCCCAGATAGGGTATCTCTCTGCTGGCGCGCACTTCCTTGAATTTTCTGACAAGCGCGTGGGAAAACTCGAGCGGAGCCGGCATCAGATTATCCGTCTCATCGCAGGCGTAACCGAACATTATTCCCTGATCCCCTGCCCCGCCGCAGTCAACGCCCTGCGCTATATCCGGCGACTGCCCGCCTATCGCGTTGAGAATGGAACAGGTCTTATAATCAAAGCCGTATTCGGCTCCGGTATATCCTATTTCTATGAGCGCCTGTTTAACGATCTCTCTCACGTCCACCCAGGCATCCGTCGTGATCTCGCCGCCGACAATAACAAGCCCCAGCGAAATAAAGGTTTCGCAGGCACATCGGGATCCGCGCACGTCTCCCGTTTTCATCTTATAGGGCTTCAGTCCTTTTTTCTCGTCGTGTTTCAGAATAGCGTCCAGTACGCCGTCGGATATACGGTCACACACCTTATCGGGATGGCCGTCGCCGACGCTCTCAGAAGTAAACTCAAAATCTTTCATTTTCTGTCCTCCGTGTTTATCACCGTGCCCTCGTATAAAGTCAGATTCTCCTTTATCGCGGCACCGCTGTCTATAATACAATTCTTTATTTTCACGCCCCCATCAATCCGCGCATTATCCCAAATTATGGAATTTTTAACAACCGCTGACGGGCCTATTGTCGACCTGCGCCCTATCGTGACAAAAGGGCCTATTTTAGCGCCGTCGCATATTTCGGAATTCTCCCCGATAAGACAGGGACGGTAAAATTTAACATTTTTTCCAATTTTGACATTCTTCTCGCACCAGACGGATCTGTGCCTCTCCCTGCCCGGGATCTTTATATTCACCTTGCCGTCTAAAACATCCGCCACTGTCCTGCGGTAATCCGGAAGATTCCCCACATCGCACCAATAGGCGTCCGTGACATAACCGTAGATGGGCAGTTTGTTTTTCAAAAGCAGAGGCCAGAGGTCTCTGCCGAAATCAAAAAAATTATTTTTCGGTATGAACTTAAAGACATCCTGCTCAAAAATATATATCCCCGTGTTGACGGTGGCGTCGACAAAATCAGTGATACAGGGCTTTTCCATAAACTTTGTTATTTTTCCCGCAGGGTTTGTCAGCGTTATACCAAAAGGGAAAGTGCTCTCAACCTTTTTGAGCACCATTGTGGCCGCGGATTTTTTCTTCCGGTGAAAAGCGACGGCCTTCCTTATGTCTATATCCGTGAAACCGTCTCCGGATATAACCAGCAATGTGCCGGAGCCCTTAAAAAAACCCTCCACTTTTTTCAGCCCACCCGCATTACCGAGCAGTGTTTTCTCTAAAGAATATTCCATTGACACGCCCAGTTTTTTACCGGTGCCGAAATGTTTCCTGATCTTCCCAGCGTGAGTGTGCAAATTGCATATAAATTTCCTGAAACCCTGTTTTTGAAGATTACTGATGGAATGCTCCATCACAGGCCTGTTGACTATGGGTATGAGCGGTTTCGGTATTCTGTAGGTCAAAGGCCTTAAACGCGTACCAACTCCGGCGGCGAGCACCATCACCCTGATATCTGAATCTGTATTTTGTTTCAATTCATTCTCCTAAAACGGCCTGCCGATGATCAATAAGCCCCTTTTCCAAAAAAAACGGCGGGGACCGTTCTTAAAAGTATACGAAAATCTTCCTCCATTGACCAGTTCTGCACATAAAAAATATCCAGCCGCACCATTTCTTCGTAAGTCAGATCGCTGCGGCCGCTGACCTGCCAGAGGCCGGTGATGCCGGGTTTGATACGCAAGCGCCTTTGCGCCGACTCGTCATAACCCTCGGCCTCGCTGAGAATCTGCGGGCGCGGGCCGACTATTGACATATCTCCTTTGAGCACATTAAGGAGCTGCGGCAGCTCGTCCAGCGAAAACTTCCGCAGGAATCTTCCCACCCGCGTCACTCTGGCATCGCGCTTTTTCTTAAAAAGCAGGTTGCCGCTTTTGTAATGGGAGCGGCGTTCTTCCCTGATTATGGCATCGGCGTTTTTTACCATCGTGCGGAATTTGAAAAATTTAAAATCCCTGCCCCTTCTTCCCCGCCTTATGTGGCTGTAAATTATATCCCCGGGGCTGTCTATCTTTATCAGCGACGCTATGAGGATGAAAAACGGCATAAAAACAGCCACGCCCGCTATGGTCGCGGCCACATCAAAAATATTTTTCATAAACAGATGAGT from Candidatus Omnitrophota bacterium encodes the following:
- a CDS encoding methionine adenosyltransferase, whose product is MKDFEFTSESVGDGHPDKVCDRISDGVLDAILKHDEKKGLKPYKMKTGDVRGSRCACETFISLGLVIVGGEITTDAWVDVREIVKQALIEIGYTGAEYGFDYKTCSILNAIGGQSPDIAQGVDCGGAGDQGIMFGYACDETDNLMPAPLEFSHALVRKFKEVRASREIPYLGPDCKSQVTVKYVDDKPVKITKVVVSSQHTSEVVEQKGECRVMKQSARDEIIEKVVKAALPADLLKGLDFKKDCFVNPTGIFLVGGPQSDTGVTGRKIIVDTYGGMIPHGGGAFSGKDPSKVDRSASYAARYVAKNIVAAGLAKKCIIEFSYAIGVAEPMSVWIDTKGTSVIPEEEIIKLVRDEDIFQLTPSGIVGMLDLWHPIYSVTSAYGHFGRKSEGKTFPWEKTDKVTLLKKKAGI
- a CDS encoding NDP-sugar synthase, which codes for MKQNTDSDIRVMVLAAGVGTRLRPLTYRIPKPLIPIVNRPVMEHSISNLQKQGFRKFICNLHTHAGKIRKHFGTGKKLGVSMEYSLEKTLLGNAGGLKKVEGFFKGSGTLLVISGDGFTDIDIRKAVAFHRKKKSAATMVLKKVESTFPFGITLTNPAGKITKFMEKPCITDFVDATVNTGIYIFEQDVFKFIPKNNFFDFGRDLWPLLLKNKLPIYGYVTDAYWCDVGNLPDYRRTVADVLDGKVNIKIPGRERHRSVWCEKNVKIGKNVKFYRPCLIGENSEICDGAKIGPFVTIGRRSTIGPSAVVKNSIIWDNARIDGGVKIKNCIIDSGAAIKENLTLYEGTVINTEDRK